Proteins co-encoded in one Deltaproteobacteria bacterium PRO3 genomic window:
- a CDS encoding site-2 protease family protein gives MTAERLSLLFLYMPAFLFALSCHEAAHGLVAYRLGDATAKEAGRLTLNPFAHMDLLGTVLLPLVSWLAPGALPIAGWGKPVPVDEGRLRRPRRDGLWIALAGPLSNLGLALGFALLLRLLLEILPRLGDLPWAEAPLYLSVADTSLRLVEISIWINLGLALFNLIPVHPLDGGKVLSGLLPERWARAYDRMAGYGIFAIVALFYAGGFRYLRVPVQRMAEFLIPS, from the coding sequence ATGACGGCCGAGCGCCTCAGTCTGCTATTTCTGTACATGCCTGCTTTCCTCTTTGCCCTGTCCTGCCATGAGGCGGCCCACGGCTTGGTGGCCTATCGTTTGGGCGACGCTACGGCCAAAGAGGCCGGCCGCCTGACCCTCAACCCCTTCGCCCATATGGACTTATTGGGAACGGTCCTCCTGCCCCTGGTCTCCTGGCTGGCCCCCGGCGCCTTGCCGATCGCCGGCTGGGGCAAGCCCGTGCCGGTGGATGAGGGGCGCTTGCGGCGTCCGCGCCGGGATGGCCTGTGGATCGCCTTGGCCGGCCCCCTGAGCAACCTCGGCCTGGCCTTGGGCTTCGCGCTTCTGCTGCGGCTGCTTTTGGAGATCCTGCCGAGGCTCGGGGATCTGCCCTGGGCGGAGGCCCCGCTGTATCTCAGCGTCGCCGACACCTCGCTGCGCCTCGTCGAAATTTCGATTTGGATCAACCTGGGCCTTGCGCTCTTCAACCTGATTCCGGTACACCCGCTGGACGGCGGCAAGGTGCTCTCGGGGCTCTTGCCGGAGCGTTGGGCCCGTGCCTACGACCGCATGGCGGGCTACGGAATTTTCGCGATCGTCGCGCTTTTTTACGCCGGCGGATTCCGGTATCTTCGGGTCCCGGTGCAGCGGATGGCCGAGTTTCTGATACCTTCGTGA
- the trpS gene encoding tryptophan--tRNA ligase, with amino-acid sequence MDRMNPSKIVVSGMRPTGKLHLGHYFGVLKNWLELQDQYRCFFFIADWHALTTEYQDPKILRQACRDILLDWLAAGLDPKRCTIFLQSRVPEHAELHLLLSMLTPISWLERVPSYKELKNELKDRDLSTYGFLGYPLLQTADVAIYNAHLVPVGQDQVAHLELSREVLRRFNHLYGETFVEPQALLTQAPKVPGLDGRKMSKSYGNAIYLSDDEAAVRKKMGDAVTDPARIRKSDPGNPDICNVFDYHRLFSPPELVSRVNLQCRAAEIGCVEDKKLATENLLAFLKPIQERRRALEAQPKVLEEILEAGAAEARKVAQAHLKRVYERMGLC; translated from the coding sequence ATGGACCGAATGAATCCAAGCAAGATCGTCGTCAGCGGGATGCGTCCCACCGGCAAACTTCATCTAGGCCACTACTTCGGCGTGCTGAAGAATTGGCTCGAGCTGCAAGACCAATACCGCTGTTTTTTCTTCATCGCCGATTGGCACGCCCTGACCACCGAGTACCAGGACCCCAAGATCCTGCGCCAGGCCTGTCGCGACATCCTGCTCGACTGGCTGGCCGCGGGCCTCGACCCCAAGCGCTGCACGATTTTCTTGCAATCCCGGGTGCCGGAGCACGCCGAGCTGCACCTCCTGCTCTCGATGCTCACGCCGATCAGCTGGCTGGAGCGGGTGCCCAGCTATAAAGAGCTGAAAAACGAGCTCAAAGACCGCGACCTCTCGACCTACGGCTTTTTGGGCTATCCGCTCTTGCAAACGGCGGACGTGGCGATCTACAACGCGCACTTGGTGCCCGTCGGGCAGGACCAGGTCGCCCACCTCGAGCTCTCCCGCGAGGTGCTGCGGCGCTTCAACCACCTCTACGGCGAGACCTTCGTCGAGCCTCAGGCCCTGCTGACGCAGGCGCCGAAGGTGCCCGGTCTCGACGGAAGAAAGATGTCCAAGAGCTACGGCAACGCGATCTACCTGAGCGACGATGAGGCCGCGGTCCGCAAGAAGATGGGCGACGCGGTGACCGATCCGGCGCGGATCCGCAAGAGCGATCCGGGCAACCCGGACATCTGCAACGTCTTCGACTACCACCGGCTCTTCTCGCCGCCCGAGCTCGTCTCGCGGGTCAACTTGCAGTGCCGCGCCGCCGAGATCGGCTGCGTGGAGGACAAGAAGCTCGCGACCGAAAACCTGCTGGCCTTCCTGAAACCGATCCAGGAGCGGCGCCGCGCGCTGGAGGCCCAGCCGAAAGTTCTCGAGGAGATCCTCGAG